The Flavobacterium praedii genome window below encodes:
- the infC gene encoding translation initiation factor IF-3 has protein sequence MAIRSNRGYQPRVEKKDAHRINNLIRGVQEVRLVGENIEPGVFKLAEALRLADQFELDLVEISPNAEPPVCKIMDYKKFVYEQKKRDKVLKAKSTQVVVKEIRFGPQTDEHDYEFKRKNAEKFLKEGAKLKAFVFFKGRSIIYKDQGQILLLRLATDLEEFGKVEAMPVLEGKRMIMFIAPKKKK, from the coding sequence ATAGCAATAAGAAGCAACAGAGGTTATCAACCTCGCGTAGAAAAAAAGGATGCACACAGAATAAATAATCTTATTCGTGGTGTACAAGAAGTAAGACTTGTGGGTGAAAACATAGAGCCTGGAGTTTTTAAACTTGCAGAAGCTTTAAGATTAGCTGACCAATTTGAATTGGATTTAGTTGAGATTTCACCAAACGCAGAGCCGCCAGTTTGTAAAATCATGGATTACAAGAAATTTGTTTACGAACAAAAGAAACGTGATAAGGTACTGAAAGCCAAATCTACTCAAGTGGTAGTAAAAGAAATACGTTTTGGTCCTCAAACTGATGAGCATGATTACGAATTTAAGAGAAAGAATGCTGAAAAATTCCTAAAAGAAGGAGCTAAATTAAAAGCTTTTGTATTCTTTAAGGGGCGTTCTATTATCTATAAAGATCAAGGGCAAATCTTATTATTAAGATTGGCAACTGACCTAGAAGAATTTGGTAAAGTAGAAGCTATGCCCGTTCTTGAAGGAAAGAGAATGATTATGTTTATTGCTCCTAAGAAAAAGAAGTAA
- a CDS encoding NAD-dependent malic enzyme, whose amino-acid sequence MEDITGYSLLRNPRFNKGTAFTLEERERYGLQGLLPEAVETIDTQIMRVQEQLENFEKPINKYVFLMQLLENNETLFFKTVTSEPAKFLPLVYTPTVGEACQKFGQVARRPRGLYISITQKNHIKEILKNWPEKDVRFTVVTDGGRILGLGDLGIFGLGIPIGKLILYTSCGGVPPECTLPIVLDVGTNNVEFLNDPLYPGLKCKRIRGKEFDDFVAEFVQAMNEVFPKVCIQWEDFPGVDAIRILNTYKEKVCTFNDDIQGTAAIATAGFISISRLMDKTFKEQRFLFLGAGAAAFGIADMLVKKFQRDGLTRDEALSQIWMFDVNGLLVKSRTDLAEHQLQFAHSADACSDFAEAILKVRPTAIVGVSTVGGAFNQQVIENMCLVNERPIIFPYSNPTSHSECTAEEAYFWSKGKAIFASGSPFAPVKYKDKIFTPGQGNNVFIFPALGLAIFATELKRVTDDLLLTAAEAVAEQVTFADFEKGLIYPNVADILKVSVKVAEKVAEEIFKSGLAGVETPSSISDFINSKMYVPRYK is encoded by the coding sequence ATGGAAGACATTACAGGCTATTCGTTATTGCGCAATCCAAGATTTAATAAAGGAACTGCTTTTACACTAGAAGAAAGAGAGCGATATGGTTTGCAAGGATTGCTGCCAGAAGCAGTTGAGACCATTGACACGCAAATAATGCGGGTACAAGAACAGCTTGAAAACTTTGAAAAACCGATAAACAAATACGTTTTTCTGATGCAATTATTAGAAAACAATGAAACTTTGTTTTTTAAAACAGTAACAAGTGAACCTGCAAAATTTCTTCCTTTAGTATATACACCAACAGTTGGAGAAGCTTGTCAAAAATTTGGACAAGTAGCTCGAAGACCCAGAGGCTTATATATTTCGATTACGCAAAAAAACCACATTAAAGAAATACTTAAAAATTGGCCCGAAAAAGATGTCCGATTTACCGTCGTAACAGATGGTGGTCGTATTCTAGGACTAGGTGATTTAGGTATTTTTGGTTTAGGTATTCCAATTGGAAAACTAATATTATACACCAGTTGTGGAGGAGTTCCTCCAGAATGTACATTACCTATTGTATTGGATGTAGGGACTAATAATGTAGAATTTCTTAATGACCCATTGTACCCTGGACTAAAATGTAAAAGAATTAGAGGGAAAGAGTTTGATGATTTTGTGGCTGAATTTGTTCAAGCTATGAATGAAGTTTTTCCAAAAGTGTGCATTCAATGGGAGGATTTTCCAGGTGTTGATGCCATTCGTATTCTAAATACCTATAAAGAAAAAGTTTGTACTTTTAATGATGATATACAAGGAACGGCTGCTATAGCGACTGCTGGATTTATTTCTATAAGTAGGTTAATGGATAAAACGTTTAAAGAACAACGCTTTTTATTTTTGGGAGCAGGAGCTGCTGCTTTTGGTATAGCAGATATGTTGGTCAAAAAGTTTCAAAGGGATGGTTTGACTAGAGACGAGGCTTTAAGTCAAATTTGGATGTTTGATGTTAATGGTTTATTGGTGAAAAGCCGTACAGATTTAGCTGAACATCAACTTCAGTTTGCTCATAGTGCAGATGCTTGTAGTGATTTTGCTGAAGCAATTTTAAAAGTTCGTCCCACAGCAATTGTAGGGGTTAGTACTGTTGGCGGAGCTTTTAATCAACAGGTTATAGAAAATATGTGTTTAGTAAATGAGAGACCAATAATTTTTCCATATTCAAATCCAACTTCTCATTCTGAATGTACTGCTGAAGAAGCTTATTTTTGGAGCAAAGGAAAAGCGATTTTTGCTAGCGGTAGCCCATTTGCTCCAGTAAAGTATAAAGATAAAATTTTTACACCCGGACAAGGAAATAATGTCTTTATTTTTCCAGCTTTGGGCCTTGCAATTTTTGCCACAGAACTCAAAAGAGTTACAGACGATTTATTGTTAACTGCCGCAGAAGCTGTGGCGGAACAAGTGACTTTTGCTGATTTTGAAAAAGGATTAATTTATCCAAATGTGGCAGATATTTTGAAAGTATCTGTTAAAGTTGCCGAAAAAGTAGCTGAAGAAATTTTTAAATCTGGTTTGGCTGGAGTCGAAACTCCTTCAAGTATTAGTGATTTTATAAATAGTAAAATGTATGTTCCAAGATATAAATAA
- a CDS encoding porin yields the protein MKKYFICCLIGYLPFLAFSQDEKQTNEGVFVFPDSLKSLIPINKQSLLRDVDVIFNSRMAYNSNFLEGNHTLSAFNVNQLRFEIKGKIHDKVYFRFRNRYTREPIPGNLDNISRSVDMAFIRLDLSPTTNLSIGKVCADWGGYEFDFNPIDILTYNDVIEYADNFLVGVGISHTFADKKNSLSFQVLNSRTKTYEEQYGSSSPPSISASEYPLALVTNWRGSFFKGKLETTYSYSFFNEAKGANMNYFAIGNKFNAKNFVLYYDFQYSDEDLDRKGIVSDIINSQYQYAAQDVLYVENWVMAEYLITPKINLLMTVMNSNHSWKGNPDSNGSSKLSTSYGLISTIQYMPFKDMNIRFYLAYTARKYDYTGYAERTFGVKDYITGLFGIGFVAPLLVL from the coding sequence ATGAAAAAATATTTTATTTGTTGTTTAATTGGTTATTTACCATTTTTAGCTTTTAGTCAAGACGAAAAGCAAACTAATGAAGGAGTTTTTGTTTTTCCAGATTCATTAAAATCTTTGATCCCCATAAATAAACAGTCATTATTAAGAGACGTTGATGTGATTTTTAATTCTCGAATGGCTTACAATAGTAATTTTTTAGAGGGTAATCATACTTTATCTGCATTTAATGTAAATCAACTTCGTTTTGAAATAAAAGGAAAGATTCATGATAAAGTTTATTTTAGATTCCGTAATAGATATACAAGAGAGCCAATTCCAGGTAATTTGGATAATATAAGTAGATCTGTAGATATGGCTTTTATTAGATTAGATCTATCTCCAACTACTAATTTGTCTATTGGTAAAGTCTGTGCAGATTGGGGTGGGTATGAATTTGATTTTAATCCTATTGATATCCTAACCTATAATGATGTGATAGAATATGCAGATAATTTTTTAGTAGGAGTAGGGATCTCTCATACATTTGCTGATAAGAAAAATTCATTATCATTTCAGGTATTAAATTCTAGAACCAAAACGTATGAGGAACAATATGGGAGTTCTTCACCACCTAGCATCTCTGCATCTGAGTATCCTTTAGCTTTAGTAACAAATTGGCGAGGTAGCTTTTTTAAAGGTAAATTAGAAACCACATATAGCTACAGTTTTTTTAATGAAGCAAAAGGAGCTAATATGAATTATTTTGCAATAGGAAATAAGTTTAATGCTAAGAATTTTGTGCTGTATTATGATTTTCAATATAGCGATGAGGATCTTGATCGTAAAGGAATTGTATCCGATATAATTAATAGTCAATATCAATATGCAGCACAAGATGTTTTATATGTAGAAAATTGGGTTATGGCAGAATATCTTATTACTCCAAAAATTAATTTGTTAATGACTGTAATGAATAGCAATCATTCTTGGAAAGGGAATCCAGATTCAAATGGTAGCTCAAAATTATCTACTAGTTATGGGCTTATATCTACAATTCAATATATGCCTTTCAAAGATATGAATATTAGATTTTATTTGGCATATACTGCTAGAAAATATGATTACACAGGTTATGCCGAAAGGACTTTTGGCGTAAAGGACTATATAACGGGACTATTTGGCATTGGATTTGTTGCGCCATTATTGGTTTTATAA
- a CDS encoding porin, which yields MKKYCIYILLVFLPTLALGQVEQMWQMEKQSNEGEQFIIDSIQSFFPVSKLSLLKDVNFIFNSRFAFGSTFLDDNHTVSKFNVDQFRFEIKGRIHNKVRFRFRDRYTRSPEIGNLDNVDRSIDLAFITIDLTKRTNLAIGKLVADFGGWEFDMNPINILAYNDIVGNSDNFLVGAEISHSFKDQLNSVSFQILNSRTNTYEEQYGLTAPPSIEASEYPLAFVSNWRGSFFNKKIETTYSYSYFHEAKGVSMNYFAFGNKFKTKKFILYYDFQYSQEGLDRRKIVSNIINSKYQYAAENAVYLGHWIRAGYLIKPKVNLLLTLMTTSFYWKDNPDPNGESRLATSFGIIPTVEYLPFKRFNMKFYIGFIARNYNYTRYAETAFGSKDYTTGLLSFGVIAPILLL from the coding sequence ATGAAAAAATATTGCATTTATATCCTATTGGTTTTTCTTCCTACTCTTGCATTAGGTCAAGTAGAACAAATGTGGCAAATGGAAAAGCAATCAAATGAAGGGGAACAGTTTATAATTGATTCGATTCAATCTTTTTTTCCTGTTTCAAAGTTGTCTTTATTAAAGGATGTTAATTTTATTTTTAATAGTCGTTTCGCTTTTGGAAGTACTTTTTTAGATGATAATCATACTGTATCAAAATTTAATGTCGATCAATTTCGATTTGAAATTAAAGGTAGAATTCATAATAAAGTTCGTTTTCGATTTCGGGATCGATATACACGATCACCAGAAATTGGAAATCTTGATAATGTAGATCGATCGATTGATTTAGCTTTTATAACAATCGATTTAACCAAAAGAACCAATTTGGCTATAGGAAAGTTAGTAGCCGATTTTGGTGGTTGGGAGTTTGATATGAATCCTATTAATATTTTAGCTTATAATGATATTGTAGGAAATTCGGATAATTTTTTGGTTGGAGCCGAAATATCTCATTCTTTCAAAGATCAATTGAATTCGGTTTCTTTTCAAATATTAAATTCGAGAACCAATACTTATGAGGAACAGTATGGATTAACAGCTCCCCCAAGCATAGAAGCTTCAGAATATCCTTTGGCATTTGTATCAAACTGGAGAGGTAGTTTTTTTAATAAAAAAATTGAAACAACTTATAGTTACTCCTATTTTCATGAAGCAAAAGGTGTTAGTATGAATTATTTCGCATTTGGGAATAAATTCAAAACAAAAAAATTCATTCTATATTATGACTTTCAATACTCGCAAGAAGGCTTAGATAGAAGAAAAATTGTTTCTAATATCATAAATAGTAAATACCAATATGCTGCAGAAAATGCTGTTTATTTAGGACATTGGATTAGGGCTGGTTACTTAATTAAGCCTAAAGTTAATTTATTATTAACCCTAATGACAACTAGTTTTTATTGGAAAGATAATCCTGACCCTAATGGAGAATCTAGGCTAGCTACTAGTTTTGGAATAATACCAACAGTTGAATATTTGCCTTTTAAGCGTTTTAATATGAAATTCTATATAGGATTTATAGCTAGAAATTATAATTACACTAGATATGCAGAAACTGCTTTTGGGTCAAAAGATTACACTACTGGCTTGCTGAGTTTTGGTGTTATTGCACCTATTTTATTGTTGTAG
- the aspA gene encoding aspartate ammonia-lyase, which translates to METTRKEHDFLGELEIPNHLYYGIQTFRAVENFNITGIPISKEPLFIKALGYVKKAAALANKDCGAIDAKIAEAICYGSDQVIAGKFDQEFVSDLIQGGAGTSVNMNANEVIANIGLEYLGHKKGEYKFLHPNNHVNCSQSTNDAYPSAFRIALYLKMDSFISSLENLEVAFAAKGNEFNKVLKMGRTQLQDAVPMTLGQEFHSYATTIGEDIKRLRDAQNLVLEINMGATAIGTRVNAPEKYPEICVNYLAKEVGIPLTLSPDLIEATVDTGAYVQIMGTMKRTAVKVSKICNDLRLLSSGPRTGFNEINLPARQPGSSIMPGKVNPVIPEVVNQTCFYVIGQDLTVTMAAEAGQLQLNVMEPVIAFAMFTSLDYLTKAIQTLIDKCINGITANEQHCYNLVMNSIGIVTQLNPILGYEESASIAGEALKTGKSVHQIAVLERKLITQEKWNEIYSIENLINPRLITS; encoded by the coding sequence ATGGAAACAACAAGAAAAGAACATGATTTTCTAGGTGAATTAGAGATACCTAATCATCTGTATTACGGTATACAAACCTTTAGAGCAGTAGAGAATTTTAATATCACGGGGATTCCAATCTCAAAAGAACCATTATTTATAAAAGCTTTGGGGTATGTAAAAAAAGCAGCAGCTCTAGCCAATAAGGATTGCGGGGCTATTGATGCTAAAATTGCCGAAGCAATATGTTATGGTAGTGATCAGGTCATTGCTGGTAAATTTGACCAAGAATTTGTTAGTGATTTAATCCAAGGTGGTGCTGGTACTTCCGTAAATATGAATGCTAATGAAGTAATTGCTAATATTGGATTGGAATATTTAGGTCACAAAAAAGGAGAATATAAATTTTTGCATCCAAACAATCATGTAAACTGTTCTCAATCTACTAATGATGCCTATCCTTCAGCTTTTAGAATTGCACTATATCTAAAAATGGATTCTTTTATTAGTAGTTTAGAGAATCTAGAAGTTGCTTTTGCAGCTAAAGGAAATGAATTTAATAAGGTTTTAAAAATGGGACGAACTCAATTGCAAGATGCAGTTCCAATGACTTTAGGACAAGAATTTCATTCCTATGCTACAACTATTGGAGAAGATATCAAACGATTGCGAGATGCACAAAATTTGGTATTAGAAATTAATATGGGAGCTACAGCTATTGGCACTAGAGTAAATGCACCTGAGAAATATCCAGAAATTTGTGTGAATTATTTAGCCAAAGAAGTAGGTATTCCTTTGACATTATCTCCAGATCTTATTGAAGCCACTGTAGATACGGGAGCGTATGTTCAAATTATGGGAACTATGAAAAGAACAGCAGTAAAAGTTTCAAAAATTTGTAACGATTTGAGGCTATTAAGTTCAGGACCACGTACAGGATTCAATGAAATCAACTTGCCAGCGCGTCAACCAGGTTCTTCAATTATGCCAGGTAAAGTCAACCCTGTAATTCCTGAGGTGGTCAATCAAACCTGTTTTTATGTTATTGGACAAGATTTAACTGTCACTATGGCGGCTGAAGCGGGTCAATTACAACTTAATGTTATGGAACCTGTTATTGCTTTCGCTATGTTTACTTCACTGGATTATTTGACAAAAGCCATTCAGACTTTAATTGATAAATGTATAAATGGAATTACTGCAAATGAGCAACATTGTTATAATTTAGTGATGAATAGTATTGGAATTGTAACGCAATTAAACCCAATTTTAGGATACGAAGAAAGTGCCAGCATCGCAGGTGAAGCTCTGAAAACAGGTAAAAGTGTACATCAAATTGCGGTTTTAGAGCGAAAACTAATAACTCAAGAAAAATGGAATGAAATTTATTCTATTGAAAATTTAATCAATCCTAGGTTAATTACTTCTTAA
- a CDS encoding DUF2490 domain-containing protein, with amino-acid sequence MKNALKILALVLPVLMFSQTTPKKVINEQIQTWVSINTVTKLSEHWGVVADAHIRENELFDSNNFYFLRGGVAYFPNSSVTLVTGYAHMWLAPTKDGWSTYADENRIYQQAQLITKVGKVSILQRLRNEQRWQEKLVNDEPTGKNRFTDRVRYLASFTIPVFSNKKLPSLVLSDEILIHFGKEVVYNTFDQNRLFIGIRQNINSKLSYDFGYMNVYQQKYSGYQYDMNHTLRLFFYLNSVIKHSAPKTPEHHSGDE; translated from the coding sequence TTGAAAAATGCACTTAAAATTTTAGCTTTAGTATTACCCGTTTTGATGTTTAGTCAAACAACTCCAAAAAAAGTTATAAACGAACAAATACAAACCTGGGTTTCCATAAACACCGTTACAAAATTGAGTGAACATTGGGGAGTAGTTGCAGATGCCCATATTCGTGAAAATGAACTTTTTGATAGTAATAATTTTTATTTTTTAAGAGGTGGGGTAGCATATTTTCCCAATTCTTCAGTAACTTTAGTCACAGGTTATGCACATATGTGGTTAGCTCCTACAAAAGACGGTTGGTCCACATATGCTGACGAAAATAGAATCTATCAGCAAGCACAATTGATTACAAAAGTTGGAAAGGTAAGTATACTCCAAAGACTGAGAAACGAACAACGTTGGCAAGAAAAATTAGTAAATGATGAACCAACCGGGAAGAATCGCTTTACGGATAGGGTTCGGTATTTGGCAAGTTTTACTATTCCAGTTTTTAGCAATAAAAAATTGCCTTCTTTGGTTTTGTCAGATGAAATATTAATACATTTTGGGAAAGAAGTAGTTTATAATACGTTTGATCAAAACCGTTTGTTTATCGGAATTAGACAAAATATCAATTCAAAATTAAGTTATGACTTTGGATACATGAATGTGTATCAACAAAAATATTCCGGTTATCAGTACGATATGAATCATACGTTGCGTTTGTTTTTTTATCTGAATTCCGTAATAAAACATAGTGCTCCAAAAACTCCAGAGCATCATTCGGGCGACGAATAA
- a CDS encoding anaerobic C4-dicarboxylate transporter family protein — protein MIWFEFAILIGMILIGSQMKGIGLGVMGMVGLFIFLFVFKMKPTDPPLDVMLIIMAIVTTAATLQASGGLDYLVSLAEKIIRSNPSNITFIAPFTVYFLCLFAGTAHIVYSLLPIIAEVSAKKRIRPERPLSVSVIASHLALTGSPMSAATAALVVILGYSGALIDIMMICIPSCIIGLLIGCLSVFKKGLELNDDPVFIEKMKDPNFAKSMESDTVRNNIPLKAGAKTSVLIFSFAIILIVIAGAFPSIVPSFEPGAKSLAVAANGSLSMVTIISVITLTASAAMMLITKTSTAEVTKASLFTSMASAVVSVFGVVWMSSTFMHTNNNIIQDALKGIVSTHPWTFAIAVFVMGVLMFSQAATTKTMMPLGIALGLPPTALIAIFPAVNSDFVLPGYPTLLAAINFDRTGSTKIGKYVINHSFNLPGIIAIGVAITTGFLIGSLIM, from the coding sequence ATGATTTGGTTTGAATTTGCTATTCTTATTGGAATGATTCTTATTGGATCTCAAATGAAAGGTATAGGTTTGGGGGTAATGGGGATGGTAGGTTTGTTTATTTTTCTATTTGTATTCAAAATGAAACCTACTGATCCACCTCTAGATGTCATGTTAATTATTATGGCAATAGTAACGACCGCTGCAACCTTACAAGCGTCTGGTGGATTAGATTATTTGGTAAGTCTAGCCGAAAAAATCATTAGAAGTAATCCATCAAATATCACATTTATTGCGCCATTTACGGTGTACTTTTTATGTTTATTTGCGGGTACGGCACATATTGTTTATTCTTTATTGCCTATTATTGCTGAGGTTTCTGCAAAGAAAAGAATTCGCCCAGAACGTCCTTTAAGTGTTTCTGTTATTGCATCTCATCTCGCTTTAACAGGTAGTCCAATGAGTGCAGCTACTGCTGCATTAGTAGTGATTTTGGGGTACTCAGGTGCATTAATTGATATTATGATGATTTGTATTCCTTCTTGTATTATCGGTTTGCTTATTGGTTGTCTTTCTGTTTTTAAAAAAGGATTGGAACTAAATGATGATCCTGTTTTTATTGAAAAAATGAAAGATCCTAATTTTGCAAAAAGTATGGAATCAGATACTGTTAGAAATAATATTCCTTTAAAAGCAGGTGCCAAAACTTCAGTTTTAATTTTTTCTTTTGCAATTATTTTAATTGTTATTGCTGGAGCTTTTCCAAGTATAGTTCCTAGTTTTGAGCCTGGTGCCAAATCGCTAGCTGTTGCCGCTAACGGTTCTTTATCCATGGTAACAATAATAAGTGTAATAACACTTACGGCCTCTGCGGCAATGATGCTAATTACTAAAACGAGTACAGCTGAAGTTACCAAAGCCAGCTTGTTTACCTCTATGGCTTCTGCTGTGGTTTCCGTATTTGGTGTAGTTTGGATGAGCTCCACTTTTATGCACACTAATAATAATATCATTCAAGATGCTTTGAAAGGAATTGTTTCAACTCACCCCTGGACATTTGCAATCGCAGTCTTTGTAATGGGGGTATTGATGTTTAGTCAGGCCGCAACAACTAAAACAATGATGCCATTGGGTATTGCATTGGGCTTGCCTCCAACAGCTTTAATTGCTATTTTCCCAGCAGTAAATAGCGATTTTGTTTTACCAGGTTATCCAACATTATTGGCCGCAATAAACTTTGACCGAACCGGAAGTACTAAAATTGGAAAGTACGTAATAAATCATAGTTTCAATTTGCCAGGTATTATTGCTATTGGAGTAGCTATTACAACAGGTTTTTTAATTGGTTCTTTGATAATGTAA
- the rplT gene encoding 50S ribosomal protein L20 — protein sequence MPRSVNSVAKRARRKKIMKQAKGFFGRRKNVWTVAKNAVEKAMCYAYRDRKVNKRNFRALWIQRINAGARLEGMSYSQFMGKVKANGIELNRKVLADLAMNHPEAFKAVLNKVK from the coding sequence ATGCCAAGATCGGTAAATTCAGTTGCAAAAAGAGCAAGAAGAAAAAAAATAATGAAGCAAGCCAAAGGTTTCTTTGGTAGACGTAAAAACGTTTGGACAGTTGCTAAGAATGCGGTAGAGAAAGCAATGTGCTACGCTTACCGTGACAGAAAAGTGAATAAAAGAAATTTCCGTGCATTATGGATTCAACGTATCAACGCTGGAGCTAGATTGGAAGGAATGTCTTATTCTCAATTCATGGGTAAAGTAAAAGCTAACGGAATCGAATTGAACCGTAAAGTTCTTGCAGATTTAGCAATGAATCACCCAGAAGCTTTCAAAGCAGTACTTAATAAAGTAAAATAA
- a CDS encoding type II asparaginase translates to MKKIVLLFLVSFAVLQIQAQDKITKTSPRIMILATGGTIAGSGESSTKSAYTAGKVPIDDLLNAVPQIHNYGKITGEQVASIGSQDMNVVTWLKLSNRINQIFKENLADAIVLTHGTDTQEETAYFLKLTVMYDKPVVIVGSMRPSTAMSQDGNRNLLDAVMVAASPRSQGKGVIVAMNEKIFDPRDVTKSSSTNLETFLSRNFGPIGLIYDGKVSYYYQSLRNSSKKFDVSKLTTLPQVEIVYGYADASPLTVTCLSNSPIKGLVYDGMGNGNFNEPVGKALAEASKKGILVCRSNRTGSGRTTLENEVDDAGLGFVVADDLSAQKARILLMLSLTETSDKIKIQQNFFEY, encoded by the coding sequence ATGAAAAAAATTGTTTTATTATTTTTAGTTTCTTTTGCTGTATTACAAATACAAGCACAAGACAAAATCACGAAAACTTCTCCAAGAATTATGATTTTGGCAACAGGAGGAACCATTGCAGGGTCAGGAGAATCATCCACAAAATCAGCTTATACAGCAGGTAAAGTGCCAATTGACGATTTACTAAATGCAGTTCCTCAAATACATAATTATGGGAAAATTACTGGAGAGCAAGTTGCTTCAATTGGAAGCCAAGATATGAATGTAGTTACTTGGTTAAAGTTGTCCAATAGAATTAATCAAATATTCAAAGAAAATTTAGCAGATGCTATTGTTTTGACTCATGGTACAGATACTCAAGAAGAAACTGCTTATTTTTTAAAATTAACAGTAATGTATGATAAGCCCGTAGTCATTGTTGGGTCTATGCGTCCTTCAACAGCAATGAGCCAAGATGGAAATAGAAATTTATTGGATGCTGTAATGGTTGCTGCAAGTCCTAGAAGTCAAGGTAAAGGAGTTATTGTTGCTATGAATGAAAAAATATTTGATCCTAGAGATGTTACAAAATCTAGTTCTACGAATCTAGAAACTTTTCTATCTCGTAATTTTGGTCCTATAGGATTAATTTATGATGGTAAAGTAAGTTACTACTATCAATCCTTAAGAAATTCTTCAAAAAAGTTTGATGTCTCAAAATTGACAACATTACCTCAAGTAGAGATCGTTTATGGTTATGCAGATGCAAGTCCTCTTACTGTAACATGTTTGTCAAACTCACCTATAAAAGGTCTTGTATATGATGGTATGGGAAATGGGAATTTTAATGAACCTGTTGGAAAAGCTTTAGCGGAAGCTTCTAAAAAAGGAATTTTGGTTTGTCGATCCAATAGAACAGGATCAGGAAGAACTACCTTGGAAAATGAAGTAGATGATGCAGGCCTCGGATTTGTTGTTGCAGATGATTTGAGTGCACAAAAAGCTAGAATCTTATTGATGTTATCGTTAACTGAAACATCAGACAAAATCAAAATTCAACAAAATTTCTTTGAATATTAA
- the rpmI gene encoding 50S ribosomal protein L35 produces MPKMKTKSSAKKRFKVTGSGKIKRKHAFKSHILTKKSKKRKLALTHSALVHSTDMKSIKQQLRII; encoded by the coding sequence ATGCCTAAAATGAAAACCAAATCTAGCGCCAAGAAACGTTTTAAAGTTACTGGTTCTGGAAAGATTAAGAGAAAGCATGCTTTTAAAAGTCACATCTTGACTAAAAAATCTAAAAAACGTAAATTAGCTTTGACTCACTCAGCGCTAGTTCACTCAACAGATATGAAAAGCATCAAACAACAATTAAGAATTATATAA